A window of the Gossypium hirsutum isolate 1008001.06 chromosome A05, Gossypium_hirsutum_v2.1, whole genome shotgun sequence genome harbors these coding sequences:
- the LOC107959907 gene encoding uncharacterized protein isoform X2 codes for MSEMPRNSDGSSEQCKAGPDFFSFYACQIADLLSEDKNTLSNSNASELSQGKYVVVNDKESMDCSPKDVDSLFENSIGAELSDFKKGRLKGLLRQSVNDLSMEVEEMLDPVVSMSELRYKIRSNSLVTSPLDGDAAQVVSKKPKLSSSLSPISITGNSHPIKSGSCKEVEDDLEFLLKNDNQLLVEETMKKYSDELSSTLVHMEQKLEETLDAIMSKCRPMTRTEKRQLQKLIQQLPKENLVRVVEIIQRGRPAEKPCEEIFVDLEKEENVTLWRLYYYVEAVEKAKMLAQLQCSTTPTS; via the exons ATGTCAGAGATGCCGAGAAATTCGGATGGTTCGAGTGAGCAATGTAAAGCTGGACCTGATTTCTTCAGCTTCTATGCTTGTCAGATAGCTGACCTGTTGTCAGAAGATAAAAATACTCTGTCCAATTCCAATGCATCCGAGTTGTCTCAAGGGAAGTATGTGGTGGTCAATGATAAAGAGTCTATGGATTGCAGTCCTAAAGATGTTGATTCACTTTTTGAAAACAGCATTGGTGCTGAGCTTTCGGATTTCAAGAAAGGAAGATTGAAAGGATTACTTAGGCAAAGTGTGAATGATCTCTCAATGGAAGTTGAGGAG ATGTTAGATCCTGTTGTGTCTATGTCTGAGTTACGTTATAAGATCAGAAGCAACAGTTTGGTGACTTCACCTTTAGATGGAGATGCAGCCCAAGTTGTCAGTAAGAAACCTAAATTATCATCTTCCTTATCACCAATCAGCATCACTGGAAATTCTCATCCCATCAAATCTGGATCTTGCAAAGAG GTGGAAGATGATTTGGAGTTCCTTCTAAAGAATGATAACCAGCTGCTGGTAGAGgaaacaatgaaaaaatattcTGATGAACTATCCTCAACG CTGGTGCATATGGAGCAGAAGCTTGAAGAAACTTTAGATGCTATAATGTCCAAGTGTAG GCCTATGACTCGTACTGAGAAGCGGCAGCTTCAGAAATTGATACAACAGCTACCCAAGGAAAATCTTGTCCGTGTTGTTGAAATTATCCAGCGTGGTAGGCCAGCTGAAAAGCCTTGTGAAGAAATCTTTGTTGATCTGGAAAAAGAG GAAAATGTGACGCTTTGGAGATTATATTACTATGTTGAAGCAGTCGAGAAAGCCAAAATGCTTGCGCAATTGCAATGTAGCACAACCCCAACATCATAG
- the LOC107959907 gene encoding uncharacterized protein isoform X1 — protein sequence MQSSSTSIMSEMPRNSDGSSEQCKAGPDFFSFYACQIADLLSEDKNTLSNSNASELSQGKYVVVNDKESMDCSPKDVDSLFENSIGAELSDFKKGRLKGLLRQSVNDLSMEVEEMLDPVVSMSELRYKIRSNSLVTSPLDGDAAQVVSKKPKLSSSLSPISITGNSHPIKSGSCKEVEDDLEFLLKNDNQLLVEETMKKYSDELSSTLVHMEQKLEETLDAIMSKCRPMTRTEKRQLQKLIQQLPKENLVRVVEIIQRGRPAEKPCEEIFVDLEKEENVTLWRLYYYVEAVEKAKMLAQLQCSTTPTS from the exons ATGCAGAGTAGTAGTACTTCTATCATGTCAGAGATGCCGAGAAATTCGGATGGTTCGAGTGAGCAATGTAAAGCTGGACCTGATTTCTTCAGCTTCTATGCTTGTCAGATAGCTGACCTGTTGTCAGAAGATAAAAATACTCTGTCCAATTCCAATGCATCCGAGTTGTCTCAAGGGAAGTATGTGGTGGTCAATGATAAAGAGTCTATGGATTGCAGTCCTAAAGATGTTGATTCACTTTTTGAAAACAGCATTGGTGCTGAGCTTTCGGATTTCAAGAAAGGAAGATTGAAAGGATTACTTAGGCAAAGTGTGAATGATCTCTCAATGGAAGTTGAGGAG ATGTTAGATCCTGTTGTGTCTATGTCTGAGTTACGTTATAAGATCAGAAGCAACAGTTTGGTGACTTCACCTTTAGATGGAGATGCAGCCCAAGTTGTCAGTAAGAAACCTAAATTATCATCTTCCTTATCACCAATCAGCATCACTGGAAATTCTCATCCCATCAAATCTGGATCTTGCAAAGAG GTGGAAGATGATTTGGAGTTCCTTCTAAAGAATGATAACCAGCTGCTGGTAGAGgaaacaatgaaaaaatattcTGATGAACTATCCTCAACG CTGGTGCATATGGAGCAGAAGCTTGAAGAAACTTTAGATGCTATAATGTCCAAGTGTAG GCCTATGACTCGTACTGAGAAGCGGCAGCTTCAGAAATTGATACAACAGCTACCCAAGGAAAATCTTGTCCGTGTTGTTGAAATTATCCAGCGTGGTAGGCCAGCTGAAAAGCCTTGTGAAGAAATCTTTGTTGATCTGGAAAAAGAG GAAAATGTGACGCTTTGGAGATTATATTACTATGTTGAAGCAGTCGAGAAAGCCAAAATGCTTGCGCAATTGCAATGTAGCACAACCCCAACATCATAG
- the LOC107959909 gene encoding uncharacterized protein — MISLEGVSSIRKTHDMLPIHSKPKPWNPSNAPNPPTFKKILPLKISNTWNENKEANESKAGRIKRLVLTNEGRTKLNTFPDREFYAYPRFVTHVDDEFIATLTDLYRERLKPGSEILDLMSSWISHLPNEVVYKRVVGHGLNAQELARNSRMDYFFVKDLNQDQKLEIEDSSFDAVICTVSVQYLQQPEKAFAEVFRVLRPGGVFIVSFSNRLFYEKAINAWRDGTAYSRVQLVLQYFQCIEGFTQPEVIRKLPSAGNSQDDKSPFSWFMKWLGLFSGSDPFYAVIAYKNFEPVYD; from the exons ATGATTTCCCTGGAAGGAGTTTCAAGTATTCGGAAAACACATGATATGCTACCTATTCACTCAAAACCGAAGCCATGGAACCCATCCAATGCACCAAATCCaccaacatttaaaaaaattcttccaCTAAAAATTTCAAACACTTGGAATGAAAACAAGGAAGCAAATGAATCAAAAGCAGGCAGAATCAAACGCCTGGTGCTTACCAATGAAGGCAGAACCAAGCTCAACACCTTTCCCGACAGGGAATTCTATGCTTACCCCAGGTTTGTAACTCATGTTGATGATGAATTCATTGCCACACTAACAGATTTGTACAGGGAGAGGCTAAAGCCTGGCTCAGAGATTCTTGACCTCATGAGTTCATGGATTAGCCATCTACCAAATGAAGTTGTTTACAAAAGAGTGGTAGGGCATGGACTTAATGCTCAGGAGCTTGCCAGGAATTCTAGGATGGATTACTTCTTTGTCAAGGATCTAAATCAGGACCAGAAGCTCGAGATTGAAGACTCAAGTTTCGATGCTGTAATATGCACGGTCAGTGTACAGTATCTTCAGCAACCTGAGAAG GCTTTTGCAGAAGTTTTTCGGGTGCTTAGGCCAGGAGGCGTGTTCATTGTGAGCTTCAGCAATAGGCTTTTCTATGAGAAAGCAATCAATGCCTGGAGAGATGGAACTGCATATAGTAGAGTACAACTTGTTCTTCAGTATTTCCAGTGTATTGAAGGGTTCACACAGCCGGAAGTGATCCGGAAATTACCGAGTGCTGGTAATTCTCAAGATGACAAGTCGCCGTTCAGCTGGTTCATGAAGTGGCTTGGGTTATTTTCGGGTTCAGACCCCTTTTATGCTGTCATAGCTTACAAGAACTTCGAACCTGTATATGATTAA